In Zingiber officinale cultivar Zhangliang chromosome 8B, Zo_v1.1, whole genome shotgun sequence, a single genomic region encodes these proteins:
- the LOC122015951 gene encoding patatin-like protein 2 — MANDGTAPATSISNPPPCLGKRITILCIDGGGIRGLIPATIIDFLESELQKLDGPDARIADYFDVISGTSTGGLVATMLAAPGENNKPLFAAKDIVQFYLDHSPKIFPQPRSGFLRPALNLLDAFTGPRYDGKYLHSKIKELLGDTKLSQTLTNIVIPTFDIKISQPIIFSTYETEENPLKNALLSDICISTSAAPTYLPGHYFETHDDQGTTKRFNLIDGGVAANNPTLSAMSQVTKQILKSNADFESYEPVDYSRFLVISIGTGAPKQEENYSAQMSARWGLLGWLYNGGNTPIIDIFSQASSDMVDIYAAVVFQALDSEGRYLRIQDDTLTGDATSVDKSTEKNLKNLVEIGKKLLEKPVSRVNLETGLSEPVVDGKGGTTSNGDRLVNFAKKLSDERKRRQESLASVA, encoded by the exons ATGGCGAACGATGGAACTGCTCCGGCCACCTCCATCTCAAACCCTCCGCCATGCCTCGGCAAGAGGATCACCATCCTTTGCATCGACGGCGGCGGGATTCGCGGGCTGATCCCCGCGACGATCATCGACTTCCTTGAATCAGAACTGCAG AAACTCGACGGGCCTGATGCGAGAATAGCTGACTACTTCGACGTGATCTCCGGCACGAGCACCGGTGGCCTTGTCGCCACCATGCTCGCCGCTCCCGGAGAGAATAACAAACCACTGTTCGCCGCCAAGGACATTGTTCAGTTCTATTTGGATCATAGTCCTAAGATTTTCCCACAGCCCAG GTCTGGGTTTTTGCGTCCAGCACTGAACTTGCTGGATGCTTTCACTGGACCAAGATACGATGGGAAGTACCTTCACTCCAAGATTAAAGAACTCTTAGGCGACACAAAATTAAGTCAAACTTTGACCAACATCGTCATCCCTACTTTTGACATCAAAATTTCTCAACCCATCATCTTCTCCACTTATGAG ACGGAGGAGAATCCGTTGAAGAACGCTCTTCTGTCGGACATCTGCATCAGCACCTCCGCCGCCCCCACATACCTCCCGGGGCATTACTTTGAAACCCATGACGATCAAGGAACGACGAAGAGGTTCAACCTCATCGACGGCGGCGTGGCGGCAAATAACCCA ACGTTATCCGCCATGAGCCAAGTGACGAAGCAGATTCTGAAATCGAACGCGGATTTCGAGTCGTACGAACCGGTCGACTACAGTCGGTTTCTGGTGATCTCGATCGGGACCGGAGCACCTAAACAGGAGGAGAATTATAGCGCACAGATGAGCGCTCGATGGGGCTTGCTCGGGTGGTTGTACAACGGAGGAAATACTCCCATCATCGACATTTTCTCCCAGGCGAGCTCCGACATGGTGGATATCTATGCAGCAGTTGTGTTTCAGGCACTGGACAGTGAAGGCCGTTACCTTCGCATACAG GACGATACTTTGACTGGCGATGCGACTTCTGTGGATAAGTCGACGGAgaagaacttgaagaatttgGTGGAGATCGGGAAGAAACTGCTGGAGAAGCCGGTGTCGAGGGTGAACCTGGAGACAGGACTTTCGGAGCCGGTGGTGGATGGGAAGGGAGGAACCACATCGAACGGAGATCGACTCGTCAACTTCGCCAAGAAGTTGTCTGATGAAAGGAAGCGTCGGCAGGAGAGTTTGGCTTCCGTAGCGTGA